A region of Necator americanus strain Aroian chromosome I, whole genome shotgun sequence DNA encodes the following proteins:
- a CDS encoding hypothetical protein (NECATOR_CHRI.G2863.T2) — MGSRYRTCVDKACVISARVVAQSSLDFRRPKSAVLSEKETTPNFPQKCSFLLLLYCEVPGLDTLDSRSLSAIPRLLIFASIQSMNGDGQQQPGPSGTAQWSQPALADILTALQMQLARTAAEGTRVIGQSNAPVLSGASPLVNPLQPQISTTAIPNPTPLPVTPAPNPLLHSYQQLLNPAFLELQRQLIAQQTAQFRLPLLPTQMTSSMSLPSLRQIPSAMPHVSMPGAAAALPARPVPRKPAPVMVTASNVPTSTATRSNGSQFAVPQDPVSRKPSLPPSRPSTSSEEKEKTAVRSRSPEFEMGKLPVKNYIPSHFMKGTMIQMASGKLKKVEEMSSDDFLLAAPLTREFNVDASVVVEIAKASTLARVKFAVGQTQYEATLEPQLEHPFFVLGKGWCSCDPHRTAETYGLECQEMKVGDVCISLSRRSESDAKQLDEAVALPEAAEVKEKEAAQAAIREELSKEMGESNGRNSAPPTRYHPYSKKIRKVSES, encoded by the exons ATGGGCTCGCGATATCGTACCTGTGTCGACAAAGCGTGTGTCATCAGTGCTCGTGTGGTCGCACAG AGTAGTTTGGACTTTCGTCGACCAAAATCAGCCGTgctttctgaaaaagaaacaacaccTAACTTTCCGCAGAAATGCTCTTTTCTACTGCTGCTATATTGCGAAG TTCCCGGTCTGGATACGTTGGATTCCCGGTCTCTTTCTGCGATCCCGAGATTGTTAATATTTGCTTCGATACA GTCGATGAACGGCGATGGCCAACAGCAGCCGGGACCATCGGGTACGGCGCAGTGGTCACAGCCAGCGCTAGCAGACATTCTG ACGGCGCTGCAGATGCAACTCGCTCGTACCGCCGCAGAGGGCACGAGAGTAATCGGCCAGTCGAATGCTCCCGTGCTCTCCGGAGCCTCACCCTTGGTCAACCCTCTTCAACCGCAAATCAGCACTACTGCGATTCCAAATCCGACACCACTTCCCGTAACTCCTGCCCCAAATCCATTGCTACATTCTTATCAACAG CTTTTGAACCCAGCGTTTCTGGAACTGCAGCGCCAGTTAATTGCCCAGCAAACTGCACAGTTTCGTCTCCCGCTTCTGCCGACGCAGATGACATCATCGATGTCCTTGCCGTCACTTCGACAAATACCATCAGCGATGCCACATGTGTCGATGCCAGGTGCGGCTGCAGCACTGCCGGCAAGGCCTGTTCCAAGAAAACCAGCTCCTGTAATGGTGACGGCATCCAACGTACCAACTTCCACAGCCACTCGATCGAATGGCTCCCAATTCGCGGTTCCGCAAGACCCAGTATCGAGGAAACCTTCTCTTCCACCAAG TCGTCCAAGCACCTCTTCggaagagaaggagaagaCAGCTGTTCGGTCGAGATCTCCAGAGTTTGAAATGGGGAAATTACCTGTCAAAAACTACATCCCATCACACTTTATGAAAGGCACAATGATACAGATGGCAAGTGGGAAGTTGAAAAAG GTAGAAGAGATGTCCTCGGACGACTTCCTCTTGGCCGCCCCACTGACTCGCGAGTTCAACGTGGATGCTAGTGTTGTTGTGGAAATTGCGAAAGCTTCTACCCTTGCACGAGTGAAATTTGCAGTGGGACAAACGCAGTACGAG GCGACGCTGGAGCCACAATTGGAGCACCCTTTCTTCGTACTTGGGAAGGGTTGGTGTTCATGCGATCCACACCGCACGGCTGAGACATACGGACTCGAATGTCAGGAAATGAAA GTTGGTGATGTTTGCATTTCGCTGTCGAGGAGAAGCGAGAGCGATGCAAAACAGCTCGATGAGGCAGTAGCACTCCCTGAAGCTGCGGAAGTGAAGGAGAAGGAAGCAGCGCAAGCTGCAATACGCGAGGAACTAAGCAAGGAGATG GGTGAATCAAATGGTCGTAATTCGGCTCCGCCGACCCGTTATCATCcgtattcgaaaaaaatacggAAGGTGTCGGAGAGCTGA
- a CDS encoding hypothetical protein (NECATOR_CHRI.G2862.T2): MNDEAATAHSEQRSAGDDFFASITTSPNRDFTEFLGQAAHPEERRELCARFRCCSLFWRDGDAERTLRMHEALERPAKSGNMRMRRRFFVAHNRCAAPQWQPLHATRLRVLCVDLPLALNMMSPIACS; encoded by the coding sequence ATGAATGACGAGGCGGCGACCGCCCACAGCGAACAGAGATCAGCTGGCGACGACTTTTTCGCAAGCATTACAACGAGTCCGAACCGCGATTTCACCGAGTTTCTGGGGCAGGCAGCACACCCCGAAGAGCGCCGAGAATTATGCGCGCGTTTTCGTTGCTGTTCGCTCTTCTGGAGAGACGGTGACGCGGAGCGGACGTTGAGAATGCACGAGGCACTCGAGCGACCCGCAAAAAGCGGAAACATGCGAATGCGTCGCCGGTTTTTTGTTGCGCACAATCGATGTGCTGCTCCGCAGTGGCAGCCACTGCATGCGACTCGTCTGCGCGTTCTTTGCGTCGACCTGCCACTGGCCCTGAACATGATGTCGCCAATAGCCTGTTCCTGA
- a CDS encoding hypothetical protein (NECATOR_CHRI.G2862.T1) produces the protein MMNDEAATAHSEQRSAGDDFFASITTSPNRDFTEFLGQAAHPEERRELCARFRCCSLFWRDGDAERTLRMHEALERPAKSGNMRMRRRFFVAHNRCAAPQWQPLHATRLRVLCVDLPLALNMMSPIACS, from the coding sequence ATGATGAATGACGAGGCGGCGACCGCCCACAGCGAACAGAGATCAGCTGGCGACGACTTTTTCGCAAGCATTACAACGAGTCCGAACCGCGATTTCACCGAGTTTCTGGGGCAGGCAGCACACCCCGAAGAGCGCCGAGAATTATGCGCGCGTTTTCGTTGCTGTTCGCTCTTCTGGAGAGACGGTGACGCGGAGCGGACGTTGAGAATGCACGAGGCACTCGAGCGACCCGCAAAAAGCGGAAACATGCGAATGCGTCGCCGGTTTTTTGTTGCGCACAATCGATGTGCTGCTCCGCAGTGGCAGCCACTGCATGCGACTCGTCTGCGCGTTCTTTGCGTCGACCTGCCACTGGCCCTGAACATGATGTCGCCAATAGCCTGTTCCTGA
- a CDS encoding hypothetical protein (NECATOR_CHRI.G2863.T1), whose product MSPSLCRVVWTFVDQNQPCFLKKKQHLTFRRNALFYCCYIAKRDVSQPSVPNLLLFGEVKAEAFFDSKENKQPTSPDFCWLAMSMNGDGQQQPGPSGTAQWSQPALADILTALQMQLARTAAEGTRVIGQSNAPVLSGASPLVNPLQPQISTTAIPNPTPLPVTPAPNPLLHSYQQLLNPAFLELQRQLIAQQTAQFRLPLLPTQMTSSMSLPSLRQIPSAMPHVSMPGAAAALPARPVPRKPAPVMVTASNVPTSTATRSNGSQFAVPQDPVSRKPSLPPSRPSTSSEEKEKTAVRSRSPEFEMGKLPVKNYIPSHFMKGTMIQMASGKLKKVEEMSSDDFLLAAPLTREFNVDASVVVEIAKASTLARVKFAVGQTQYEATLEPQLEHPFFVLGKGWCSCDPHRTAETYGLECQEMKVGDVCISLSRRSESDAKQLDEAVALPEAAEVKEKEAAQAAIREELSKEMGESNGRNSAPPTRYHPYSKKIRKVSES is encoded by the exons ATGAGTCCATCGCTTTGCAGAGTAGTTTGGACTTTCGTCGACCAAAATCAGCCGTgctttctgaaaaagaaacaacaccTAACTTTCCGCAGAAATGCTCTTTTCTACTGCTGCTATATTGCGAAG CGAGACGTGAGTCAGCCGTCAGTGCCGAATCTGCTGCTGTTCGGGGAAGTGAAAGCGGAAGCTTTCTTTGATTCAAAGGAGAACAAGCAACCCACGTCACCTGATTTTTGTTGGTTGGCCAT GTCGATGAACGGCGATGGCCAACAGCAGCCGGGACCATCGGGTACGGCGCAGTGGTCACAGCCAGCGCTAGCAGACATTCTG ACGGCGCTGCAGATGCAACTCGCTCGTACCGCCGCAGAGGGCACGAGAGTAATCGGCCAGTCGAATGCTCCCGTGCTCTCCGGAGCCTCACCCTTGGTCAACCCTCTTCAACCGCAAATCAGCACTACTGCGATTCCAAATCCGACACCACTTCCCGTAACTCCTGCCCCAAATCCATTGCTACATTCTTATCAACAG CTTTTGAACCCAGCGTTTCTGGAACTGCAGCGCCAGTTAATTGCCCAGCAAACTGCACAGTTTCGTCTCCCGCTTCTGCCGACGCAGATGACATCATCGATGTCCTTGCCGTCACTTCGACAAATACCATCAGCGATGCCACATGTGTCGATGCCAGGTGCGGCTGCAGCACTGCCGGCAAGGCCTGTTCCAAGAAAACCAGCTCCTGTAATGGTGACGGCATCCAACGTACCAACTTCCACAGCCACTCGATCGAATGGCTCCCAATTCGCGGTTCCGCAAGACCCAGTATCGAGGAAACCTTCTCTTCCACCAAG TCGTCCAAGCACCTCTTCggaagagaaggagaagaCAGCTGTTCGGTCGAGATCTCCAGAGTTTGAAATGGGGAAATTACCTGTCAAAAACTACATCCCATCACACTTTATGAAAGGCACAATGATACAGATGGCAAGTGGGAAGTTGAAAAAG GTAGAAGAGATGTCCTCGGACGACTTCCTCTTGGCCGCCCCACTGACTCGCGAGTTCAACGTGGATGCTAGTGTTGTTGTGGAAATTGCGAAAGCTTCTACCCTTGCACGAGTGAAATTTGCAGTGGGACAAACGCAGTACGAG GCGACGCTGGAGCCACAATTGGAGCACCCTTTCTTCGTACTTGGGAAGGGTTGGTGTTCATGCGATCCACACCGCACGGCTGAGACATACGGACTCGAATGTCAGGAAATGAAA GTTGGTGATGTTTGCATTTCGCTGTCGAGGAGAAGCGAGAGCGATGCAAAACAGCTCGATGAGGCAGTAGCACTCCCTGAAGCTGCGGAAGTGAAGGAGAAGGAAGCAGCGCAAGCTGCAATACGCGAGGAACTAAGCAAGGAGATG GGTGAATCAAATGGTCGTAATTCGGCTCCGCCGACCCGTTATCATCcgtattcgaaaaaaatacggAAGGTGTCGGAGAGCTGA